The segment GAGACATCACCTCGATCAGCGATGACCGGCGCGCTGCCTCACCCGCCGAGCCCACGGACGAGACCGACGCGGACAAGCGCACCAAGCCCGACGCCTGACCCGTCATCCGACGGCTCGAAGAAAGCTGACCCCTCCGTGGCCACATCCACCCCCGTCCGCCGCGCCTGGCGGGCCCTGATCGGCCTGCTGGCCATCACGGCAGCCCTGTTCGGCATCAACGCGCTCGGTGTCTACGCCTTCGGCCAGAGCTCGTGGGTTCCCGAGCTCGCGCTCGACCTGCAGGGCGGCACGCAGATCGTGCTCGAGGCACAGACCGAGAACGCCGAACCGCCGTCGACGGAGCAGCTGGATCAGGCGGTCACGATCATCCGTCAGCGCGTCGACGCCTCCGGCGTCGGCGAGGCGGATGTCGCCACCCAGGCGGGCAACCAGATCGTGGTGCAGATCCCCGGGGAGGCCGACGAGGAGACCCGTCAGCGCATCGAGCAGTCGGCGCAGCTCCAGCTGCGTGCGGTGCTCGCCACGAGCAACGAGACCACCGGTGCGTTCATCGGGCAGGACGGCAACCAGACGCCGTACCCCACACCCGATCCGTCGCTGCCGTCGACGCCGTCACCCTCGCCGTCCGACGGCAGCGATCCCGCGTGGATCACCCCGGCGCTCCAGGCGCAGTACGACGCCTACAACTGCTCCGATCCGGCGAACGACCCCGCCAATGCCCCCGCCGATCAGCCGCTCATCACCTGCGATCCCACGGGCACGGTGAAGTACCTCCTCGGACCGGTCGAGCTCGACGGGTCGGCCATCGACGACGCGACCTTCGGTCTGCAGCAGACCGACGGTCGCTGGGCGGTCAATCTCGTCTTCGACGGCGAGGGGACGCAGATCTTCGGTGAGATCAGCCAGCGCCTGTTCGGTGCCGCGCCGCCCCTCGACCAGTTCGCCTTCGTCCTCGACGGATCGGTGCTCTCCGCGCCCCAGATGAACGGGGTGATCCTCGACGGACGGCCGAGCATCACCGGCAGCTTCACGCAGGAGACCGCACAGGTGCTCGCCGACCAGCTGCGCTACGGTGCCCTGCCGCTGAGCTTCGAGGTGGTCAGCTCCGACACCATCTCGGCCACCCTCGGATCCCAGCAGCTGCAGATCGGCCTCATCGCCGGCCTCATCGGCCTGATCCTGGTCGCGCTCTATTCCCTCGCGGTATACCGCGCGCTGGGCTTCGTCATCATCGCCTCGCTCATCGTGATGGGCGTGCTGACCTACATCACGCTGTGCATCCTGGCGTGGCGCATCGGGTATCGCCTGTCGCTGGCCGGTGTGGCCGGTGTGATCGTCTCCATCGGATTCACCGCCGACAGTTTCATCGTCTACTTCGAACGAATACGAGATGAGCTGCGCGACGGAAAGTCGATCACGGGTGCGGTCGAAGACGGTTGGGCCCGCGCGCGCCGGACGATCTACATCTCGAAGTCGATCAACGTCCTCGCGGCCGTGGTGCTCTACATCCTCGCCGACGCCACCGTGAAGGGCTTCGCCTTCACGCTGGGTCTGACCACGGTGATCGACGTGCTGATCTTCATCATGTTCACCCACCCGGTGCTGCAGCTGCTGGCCCGTACGCGCTTCTTCGGGTCGGGGCATCCGCTGTCGGGTCTCGATCCGGAAGCCCTCGGCGCCGTCTACCGAGGTCGAGCGCAGTTCCGCGCACCGGTGTCGGCGGGGAAGACTCCGGCAGCGCGCCGGGCAGCCAAGGCTCGAGGCGAAGCGGAGCGACGGCAGACCATCGCAGAGCGCAAGCAGGCGGAACTCACCGCCGCGGAGTCCGGCAAGTCCGCAACGAAGGTCAAGGACGGAGACCACTGATGCGGTCCATGAGCCAGCTCGGCAACGATCTCTACACGGGTAAGACCAGTTTCCCGTTCGTCGGGCGACGGCGGCTGTGGTTCATCATCGCGGCGATCCTCGTGATCGGGTCTGCGCTGGTGCCCCTGTTCCGTCCCATCCAGCTCTCCATCGAGTTCACCGGCGGCTCGCAGTTCACCGTCTCCGGCGTCGCCACCACCGATCAGGCCTTGGCCACGGAGGCTGTGCAGTCCGTCGTGCCCGGAGCGGTCACCCGCGTCGTGACGGTCGGCTCGGACGCCATCCGTGTGCAGACCGACCAGGTCACCGACGACGAGAGCCTGCAGATCTCCACGGCGCTGGCCGAGGAGTACCAGGTTCCCGCCGCCGATGTCAGCTACTCCTTCATCGGGCCCAGCTGGGGAGCGGACGTCACGCGGCAGTCGCTGTGGGGCCTTGCGATCTTCCTGGCGCTGACCTTCCTGATCCTCGCGATCTACTTCCGGACGTGGAAGATGTCGACAGCGGCGATCATCGGCCTGGTCGATGTTCTCATCATCACCGTCGGGGTCTACGCCCTCTTCGGGTTCGAGATCTCACCCGCCGCGGTCATCGGCTTCCTGACGATCCTGTCGTACGCGTTGTACGACACGACGGTGGTCTTCGACAAGATCAGAGAGAACACCAGCGAAGACGGAGAGGTCTCCGGTCGCACGTTCGGCGAGTCGGTCAACCTGGCCGTCAACCAGACGCTGGTCCGCTCGATCAACACCACGGTGGTCGCAGCCCTTCCGACAGGGGCGATCCTGTTCATCGGTGCGCTGTGGCTCGGGGCGCGGACACTCACCGACATCTCGCTGTCGATCTTCGTCGGCACGATCGTGGCGGCGTACTCGACGATCTTCGTCGCGGCTCCGCTGTACGCCCTCTTCCGTGAGAAGGAGCCGGCGGTGCGGGCCCGCGACGAGCGAGTCCTCGCCGCGCGTGAGCTCGCGGGCACTCCCGTCTGAGCCCGGCGCTCCCGCGAGAGGGGGTGCAGTCGCGGCGCACACGGGGCCGAACGAGGGGGTCCCGCTCGCGGCGTAGGATGAGGTGTCCAGCGGAGGGAGGGGCCACATGACGGAGACCGTCCCGTCCGCTCCGGCGCCGCCGGCGTCGCAGACGACCTCGTCGCTGCGCAGGCTCGTGCCCCGCATCTTCTCCCGCTCCGCGCGCCGCGACGATGTCGAGCGTCTGCTGCGCACGGTGCGCACGCATCACCCCAAGGGCGACCTGACGATCATCGAGCGCGCCTACACCGTCGCCGAGAAGGCCCACTCCGGGCAGACGCGACAGAGCGGCGAGCCCTACATCACGCATCCTCTCGCGGTGGCGCAGATCCTGGCCGACCTGGGGCTGGGACCCCGCGCGATCGCCGCCGCTCTCCTGCATGACACCGTCGAGGACACCGGCTACCCGCTCGACACCCTCACGGCCGAGTTCGGCGACGAGGTCGCCATGCTGGTGGACGGCGTCACCAAGCTCGACAAGGTCAAGTACGGCGAGAGCGCTCAGGCCGAGACCGTTCGCAAGATGATCGTGGCGATGTCGCGCGACATCCGGGTTCTCATCATCAAGCTCGCCGACCGCCTCCACAACGCCCGCACCTGGGGATTCGTCCCGCCCGAGAAGGCGAAGAAGAAGGCCACAGAGACCCTCGAGATCTACGCCCCGCTCGCGCACCGGCTGGGTATCCAGACGATCAAGTCCGAGCTCGAGGACCTCTCCTTCGCCGTTTTGCACCCCAAGCTCTACGCCGAGATCGACAGTCTCGTCAAACAGCGCACCCCCCAGCGCGAGCAGTACGTCCAGAGCGTCATCGAAGCCGTCGAAGGAGACCTCCGCGAGCTGCGCGTGCGCGGTCGGGTCATGGGCCGCCCCAAGCAGCTGTACTCCGTGTACCAGAAGATGATCGTGCGCGGTCGCGAATTCGACGACATCTACGACCTCATCGGCATCCGCGTGCTGGTGGGGAGCGTTCGCGACTGCTACGCGGTGCTCGGCTCGATCCACGCGCGGTGGACACCGCTGTCGGGACGCTTCAAGGACTACATCGCCACGCCCAAGTTCAATCTCTACCAGTCGCTGCACACCACCGTCATCGGTCCGGCAGGACGCACGGTGGAGATCCAGATCCGCACCAACGAGATGCACCAGCAGGCCGAGTACGGTGTGGCGGCGCACTGGAAGTACAAGGAGCGGATGAACGGCGGCAAGACCGACGCGAAGGCCGTCGACGCCGACATGGCCTGGCTCGCCCACATCTCCGACTGGCAGGCCGAGACGGCCGACCCTGGCGAGTTCCTCGATTCGCTTCGCTTCGAGATCGGCGCGAAAGAGGTGTACGTCTTCACGCCCAAGGGCCGGGTCATCGGACTGCCCTCGGGTGCGACACCGGTGGACTTCGCCTACGCCGTCCACACCGAGATCGGCCACCGGACGATGGGGGCGAAGGTCAACGGGCGACTCGTGCCGCTGGAGTCCGAGCTCAACAGCGGCGACGTGGTCGAGGTGTTCACCTCGAAGAACCCCGATGCGGGTCCCAGCCAGGACTGGCTGGGGTTCGTCAAGAGCACCCGCGCCCGCAACAAGATCCGCGGCTGGTTCACCAAGGAGCGGCGCGAAGAAGCGGTCGAGCAGGGGAAGGATGCCATCGCCCGCGCGATGCGCCGCCAAAACCTTCCGCTCCAGCGCCTGATGAACCAGGACTCCTTCACCGAGGTCGCCCGGCAGTTGCGCTACGAGGACGTCTCCGCCCTGTACGCCGCGGTCGGCGAGGGACACGTGTCGACGCAATCCGTGATCGAGAAGGTCACGGCGCTCGTGAGCGCCGCCGAGGACACCTCCACGGGCCCGATCGACCTTCCGGCGGTCGGCCGGTCGAGGGCCCCCCGCGGGGGGGAGTCCGGAGTGCTGGTCCGCGGCGCCCCCGACATCCTGGTCAAACTCGCCAAGTGCTGCACGCCGGTCCCCGGCGACGAGATCGTGGGCTTCGTCACCCGCGGCAGCGGCGTGTCGGTCCATCGCGCGGACTGCACCAACGTGCGGTCGCTGAAGGAGGACCCCGAGCGCCTCATCGAGGTGGAGTGGGCACCGACCACCAAGAGCGTGTTCCTCGTCCAGATCCAGGTCGAGGCGCTCGACCGCTCAGGTCTGCTGAGCGATGTCACGCGCGTACTCAGCGAGCATCACGTCAACATCCTCTCCGCGACCGTGTCGACCTCCAATGATCGGCTGGCCATCAGCAGATTCGTGTTCGAGATGGGCGACACCGTGCACCTGGACCGCGTGCTCAACGCCGTGCGGCGAATCGATGCGGTCTACGACGTCTACCGCGTGACCTCTTCATGATCGGCCGGACGGGCCGCCAGCTCGGCGAGAAGGTCGAGGGCCCGTCTCTTGTGCGGAACCCGGCCCCGGCTGCTGAGATGTGCGTGGGTGATCCCTGCCAGCCCGGGTCTCAGGCGGGAGAACTCTCCGGCGGCGCGCCGGTGCGTCTCGTCGCCGACTCGGCAGAGGTCGGCGAGCGTCCGCGCGGGAGTGGTGACCCAGACCCCGCCGACATGCTCGAGGTCCCGGCGGTCGAGGGCCATGTCACGCACGACGACGCGGCGGTCGTGCACGGCCGTGACCCGTCGCGTCACGGCCCGCTGCACCGTGTGGCGCGCAGGCGGCTCGGGGATCGCACCGTGGATCCACGCGGCGCTGAGGTGGGTGGCCGCGAAAAGATCAGTGAGGATGCCGCCGAGCGACCCGGCCCGCAGCGCCGCCGTTTCCACCGCATCGGCCGGCATGTAGCCGTCGCCGACCTCGATGACGTCGCCGTCCAAGCGCGCGGCTGAGAGCTCGGTCGCCGACAACCGGTCACCCGGGAGGTAGAGGAAGCGCGAGGGGGCCATGGCGGCGAGTCTGCCGCGGATGAGCGGTCGGCGGGTGGCCCTGTGGAGAACCCGCGGTGGTCAGCCGCCGAGGGCGCGCAACCAGGTCTGCCGGGCTTCGAGTGCTTCCTTGGCCTTCGCGACCGCGCGCGCATCTCCCGACGCCTCGGCGGTGGCCACTTCTGCTTCGAGCTTGGCGATGGCGTCGGTCAGCTGACGGGTCATGTCGTCGGCCCGCGCCTGCGTCTCGGGGTCGTTGCGCTTCCACTCGACCTCTTCGCGCGACCGTACGGCCTGCTCGATCTTGCGGAGCTCGTCGTCGAGCGAGCGCTCGGCGTCGCGGGGGAAGATGCGACCGATCTCATCCCACCTCCGCTGGATGCCGGTCAGCAGTGAACGGGCTTTGGCGAGATCCTTCTCATCCGGGATCGGGCGGGCCTCCACGAGCAGGGCCTTCTTCGCCTCGATCTTCTCCTTCGAGGCTTCGGCGTCGGCTGCTTCCCGTTCGCCGCGTGCGGCGTAGAGCGCGTCACCGGCGGCCTTGAAGCGCGCCCAGAGCGCGTCATCCGCCTTTTTGCCGGCACGACCGGCGGATTTCCACTCGTCCAGCAGGTCGCGATAGGCGCCGATGCCGTCCTCACCGCGCGGAGCGAGGGCTTCCGCGCGTTCGATCAGCCGCGTCTTGCGGTCGCGGACGGATTTGTGGGCCTCGTCGAGCTCGGCGTAGAACGCCCGGCGGTGTTTGTCGATCGTGGCGCGGGCGTCGCGGAACCGCTTCCAGAGCTGCTGCGCGGTCGAGCGCGGTAGCCGCGGACCGTTCTGCTGATGCGACTGCCATTGATCGAACAGGGCGGCCAGCTCCGTCGAAACCTGCTTCCACTGCACCGATCGCGGATCGCGGGCGGCAAGCTCCTCTGCTCGCTCGACCAGAGCGGTGCGCTCCTTCACGGCGGCGTCCACAGCCTCCCGGGCTGCGGCGGCCTCCGTCGCCGAGGCTTCCGCGAGCGACGAGGTGAGCGTGGCGACCCGCGCCTCGAGGGCGGCGAGGTTCCCCACCGCGGCGGCGCCGCTGATCTTCGCCTGCAGGGAGGTCGCGGTTGCACGGAGGTCGCTGGCCGAGGCGCCACCACGGCGGTGGCGAACCTCGAGGAGTGTCACCTCGGCGGCCAGGTCGGTGAACTTGCGCTCGAAGTAGGCGAGGGCCTCTTCGGGCGAGCCATCCGGGAACTGGCCGACGACGCGCCATCCGTCCGACTCTCGCACCGATACGGTGCCGTCCTCGTCGACACGGCCCCAGGGCTGGTCGTCGGTGGGGGTTTCCGGAGTGGTGGGGTCTGCTGCGGCAGTCACGGGATGCACCTCATCGCGGCCGAGGCCGGGTGTGGGGGATGGACGCGCCCCAGCCTAGTACGGCGGCGCGTCCGGGCGAGAGGATTGCGTCCGGGTGCGCCTATTGATCGGCAGGGGCGGAGGGGTCGTCGCTCGGCTCGCCCGTCGGCTCGCTGCCCGGCGCAGGGGTCGTCTCCAGAGGGGTGGGTTCGGGCGCGGGGGCGTCGGTCGGGCTGGGCACCGAAGTCTGCGTCGGGGAGGGAGCGGGCTCGGGCACGCCGGGTCCGACGGTGAAATAGGCGGTCTGCGCGGCGACGATCCCGGCGATCAGCAGGCCGCCGGCAACACCGGCGATGAGGTTGTCGCGGCGGCGTCGGCGCTGCTGACCCTCGTGGAAGCTCTGTCGGGCCTGGTAGAGCCGGGCTCGCTCGCGTTCCGCGCGGGACGCACGATCCTTGCTTCCGGTGGCCACCGATCCTCCTTCGGTCCCGGCGGTCCCGGGCGCAATGATCCTATGCACAGCGCCGGGGGGCCGCCAAACGGGGGAGAGGCGGCGTCTGCGGTCGCCGTTAGCCTTGGGGAGTGAGTGATACGGCGGGTCTCGTGCGCAGCCACACACCCCTCGCCGTGCGGATGCGCCCCACGTCCCTCAGCGAGGTCGCGGGCCAGGGACATCTGCTGCGGAAAGGGTCCCCTCTGGTCACCCTCGCCGATCCCGAGTCGACGGGGACGACGGCGACGTCGGTGATCCTCTGGGGCCCGCCCGGCACCGGCAAGACCACGCTCGCTCAGGCGATCGCCCGCTCGTCGGGCCGGCGCTTCGTCGAGCTGTCCGCGGTGACAGCCGGGGTCAAAGACGTCCGGGAGGTGATGCAGGACTCCCTCACGCAGCGAGACCTCTACGGTCAGTCGACGATCCTCTTCCTCGACGAGATCCACCGGTTCACCAAGGCGCAGCAGGACGCGCTCCTCCCCGGCGTCGAGAACGGCTGGGTCGTGCTGATCGCGGCGACCACCGAGAATCCTTCCTTCTCGGTCATCTCGCCGCTGCTGTCCCGCTCTCTGCTGCTGACGCTGCGTCCCCTCACCGACGCCGATCTGGGCATGCTGGTCGATCGTGCGATGGACGATCCGCGGGGACTGGCCGGCAGGCTCGCCCTCGACGCCGACGCCCGGGACGCCCTGGTCAGGCTGGCCTCCGGCGATGGCCGGCGCGCCCTCACCGCACTGGAAGCGGCAGCGTCGCTGGCCGAGCGGGACGCGACGGAGTCCGACGACGCCGACGAGGCCGCCGCAGAATCGGATGCCACGGCTCCCACGATCACGGTCGACCACGTCGCGCAGGCCGTCGACCGGGCGCTGCTGCGCTACGACCGCCAGGGGGACGAGCATTACGACGTCATCAGCGCATTCATCAAATCGATCCGCGGCTCGGACGTCGACGCGGCGATCCATTACCTCGCCCGCATGATCGAGGCAGGAGAGGACCCGCGCTTCATCGCCCGCCGGCTGATCATCTCGGCATCCGAAGACATCGGCCTCGCCGACCCGCAGGCCCTCGTCATTGCGGTCGCCGCGGCCGATGCCGTGCAGTTCATCGGCATGCCCGAGGGTCGTATCCCCCTCGCCGAGGCGACGGCGTACCTCGCCACGACGGCGAAATCGAATGCGGCCTATCTGGCCGTGGACGCCGCGATCGCCGACGTCCGCGCGGGAGGGTTCGGGCGCGTGCCCGTGCATCTGCGTGACGCCCACTATCCGGGCGCGAAGCGTCTCGGCCACGGCAAGGGGTACGTGTATCCGCATGACAGCGAGGTGGGGGTGGTCGCTCAGCAGTACCTCCCGGACGAGCTGCGCGGCACGCGGTATTACCGGCCGACGAACCACGGGCAGGAGCGGGAGGTCCAGGCGAGGCTCGAGAAGATCAGGAAGCTGCTCGGAGAGTGAACGTGAACGAGGCTTTCGAGGCTCGCCTCGAGCGGTTCTGGACGGAAGCCGACGAGGAGTCCGCGACGGAGCTGGCGGCGACGCTGGACCAGCTTCTCGCCGACTCGGCCGCGCCACTCGAGCGGGCGCTGTTCGAACGTGCGTCGCTGCACGACTTCCTCGGCGACGAGGCCGCCGCCGTCCCGCTTTACCGTGCGGCTCTGGACGCCGGGCTCGCGCCCCCGCACCGCACGCAGGCGGTTATTCAGCTGGCCAGCTCTCTTCGCAACGTCGGGGAGGTGTCGGCGGCGATCATGCTGCTGCAGGCGGTCAGTGCGGAGGACCCGCTCTTCCCGGCTGCGCAGGCTTTCCTCTCCCTCGCCCTCCACGACGACGACAAGCCCACCGCGGCGCTGCGCACGGCACTCGCGGCGCTGGCGCCCACCTTGCCCGCGTACCAGCGGGCGGTGTCGTTCTACGCCGGTGACCTCACTTCCCGGGAAGGGGCGCGGGCGCCCGGCCGGCGCACAGCCGAGCGCGAGAACCCCGAAGGTGGGTCTCGGCCGCGGGAAGCACCGGGAGGGCGCTGAGGGACGATCTGGTAGGCTTGAACGGCTTGAAACACCGTTTTCGGGCATCCCCTCTCTTCTTCACCGACCTTCCGGCATGCCCCGGCGTGCAGTCCGGCAGGGCGAAGAGGGGCGATACGTCCGCGAGCCGTGAAAGACACGGCAGCGTCATCGAAAGGAACACTTCGTGGCTACGAAGTCCCAGGACCGCCGCAAGGTCCGCCTGTCCCGTGCCCTCGGCGTCGCCCTCACCCCGAAGGCCGCCCGCTACCTCGAGAAGCGTCCCTACGCTCCGGGTGAGCACGGTCGCACCAAGCGCAAGGCCGACAGCGACTACGCCGTCCGCCTGCGTGAGAAGCAGCGTCTGCGCGAGCAGTACGGCATCCGCGAGAAGCAGATGCGCAACACGTTCAACGAGGCCCGCCGTACCCAGGGCCTGACCGGTGAGAACCTCGTCGAGCTGCTCGAGATGCGTCTGGACGCCCTCGTGCTGCGCTCGGGCTTCGCCCGCACCACCGCGCAGGCCCGCCAGATGGTCGTGCACCGTCACATCCTCGTCGACGGCCAGACCGTCGACCGCCCGTCGTTCCGCGTGAAGCCGGGTCAGACCATCCACGTCAAGGCCAAGAGCGAGGGCACCGAGCCCTTCCAGGTCGCCGCCGCCGGGGGACACGCCGACGTGCTGCCTCCCGTCCCGGGGTACCTGCAGGTCGAGCTCGACAAGCTGCAGGCGCAGCTCGTGCGTCGCCCCAAGCGCGCCGAGGTCCCCGTCGTCTGCGACGTCCAGCTCGTCGTCGAGTACTACGCCGCGCGCTGACGTTCCGTCGACAGCGTGCCTCTCGGAAGGCGTCGGGGTCACCCCGGCGCCTTCCGTCGTTTCCGCCTACGATGAGACAGTGCCGCGCCCGCGGCGGAGGAAGTGGTGTGATGAGAAGTCTCCTGTGGTTCTTGATCGGGATCATCGGCGGGTTCGTCGCCGCCCATGTGGTGAACAAGAACCCCCGCGGAGCCGAACTCCTCGCCGAGGTCGACGCCCGCATCTCGGAGTTCACCGACCGTATGGGCGATGCCTACCGTGACCAGCAGGGACGCTTCGCCGACACCCTCGACGACATCGGTGACGCTGCCGACGACGCCGTCGATGCGGCGGCGGACGCCGCCGGCGAGGCACTGGCCAAAGCCAAGGCGGCCGCAGCGTCATCCGACTGATCCGTCGTCCCATCCGTCGTCCGCTCGCTTGGCGGGCGGATGACCCACGTCTTCCTGAGGATTCCGCATGAGAACCGCTGAGATCGCCCAGCGCTACCTCGACTATTTCGAGCGCAACGGCCACACCATCGTCCCGTCGGCCTCGCTCGTCAGCGACGACCCGTCGCTGCTGTTCACCGTCGCCGGCATGGTGCCCTTCATCCCGTACCTCACCGGTGTGGTGCCGGCGCCCTATCCGCGCGCGGCGGACGTGCAGAAGTGCATCCGCACCAATGACATCGAAGAGGTCGGCAAGACACCGCGGCACGGGACGTTCTTCCAGATGCTCGGCAACTGGTCCTTCGGCGACTACTTCAAGGAGGGGGCGATCCGCTACGCGTGGGACCTGCTGCTCTCCTCCGAGGCCGACGGTGGTCTCGGGTTCGATGAGAAGGACCTGTGGGTCACGGTCTACGAGGACGACGACGAGGCGGAATCACTCTGGCGCACCGTGGCCGGCATCTCGCCCGACCGCATCCAGCGCCTCGGGCGCGATTCGAACTACTGGAGCACCGGACAGCCCGGCCCCGCCGGGCCCTGCTCGGAGATCTTCTTCGACCGCGGTCCGGCATACGGCATCGACGGGGGTCCCGCCACCGACGATGACCGGTACGTGGAGATCTGGAACCTCGTGTTCATGCAGTACGCGATCACGAACGTCCGCTCCAAGGTCGACTTCGACATCATCGGCGAGCTGCCGCAGAAGAACATCGACACCGGGATGGGTCTCGAGCGCGTCGCGTTCCTCAAGCAGGGCGTGGAGAACATGTACGAGACCGACCAGGTGCGCCCGGTCCTCGATCGTGCGGTGGAGCTGTCGGGCCGTCGCTACGGTGCCGTCCACGACGACGACGTCCGCTTCCGCGTCGTGGCCGACCACGTGCGGTCCTCGCTCATGCTCCTCGCCGACGGTGTGACCCCGTCCAACGAGGGTCGCGGATACATCCTGCGGCGGCTCATGCGCCGGGCGGTCCGCGCCATGCGCCTGCTGGGTGTGGATGCTCCG is part of the Microbacterium sp. ET2 genome and harbors:
- a CDS encoding ATPase, coding for MRSLLWFLIGIIGGFVAAHVVNKNPRGAELLAEVDARISEFTDRMGDAYRDQQGRFADTLDDIGDAADDAVDAAADAAGEALAKAKAAAASSD
- a CDS encoding replication-associated recombination protein A, with the translated sequence MRPTSLSEVAGQGHLLRKGSPLVTLADPESTGTTATSVILWGPPGTGKTTLAQAIARSSGRRFVELSAVTAGVKDVREVMQDSLTQRDLYGQSTILFLDEIHRFTKAQQDALLPGVENGWVVLIAATTENPSFSVISPLLSRSLLLTLRPLTDADLGMLVDRAMDDPRGLAGRLALDADARDALVRLASGDGRRALTALEAAASLAERDATESDDADEAAAESDATAPTITVDHVAQAVDRALLRYDRQGDEHYDVISAFIKSIRGSDVDAAIHYLARMIEAGEDPRFIARRLIISASEDIGLADPQALVIAVAAADAVQFIGMPEGRIPLAEATAYLATTAKSNAAYLAVDAAIADVRAGGFGRVPVHLRDAHYPGAKRLGHGKGYVYPHDSEVGVVAQQYLPDELRGTRYYRPTNHGQEREVQARLEKIRKLLGE
- the rpsD gene encoding 30S ribosomal protein S4 — protein: MATKSQDRRKVRLSRALGVALTPKAARYLEKRPYAPGEHGRTKRKADSDYAVRLREKQRLREQYGIREKQMRNTFNEARRTQGLTGENLVELLEMRLDALVLRSGFARTTAQARQMVVHRHILVDGQTVDRPSFRVKPGQTIHVKAKSEGTEPFQVAAAGGHADVLPPVPGYLQVELDKLQAQLVRRPKRAEVPVVCDVQLVVEYYAAR
- a CDS encoding RelA/SpoT family protein, whose translation is MTETVPSAPAPPASQTTSSLRRLVPRIFSRSARRDDVERLLRTVRTHHPKGDLTIIERAYTVAEKAHSGQTRQSGEPYITHPLAVAQILADLGLGPRAIAAALLHDTVEDTGYPLDTLTAEFGDEVAMLVDGVTKLDKVKYGESAQAETVRKMIVAMSRDIRVLIIKLADRLHNARTWGFVPPEKAKKKATETLEIYAPLAHRLGIQTIKSELEDLSFAVLHPKLYAEIDSLVKQRTPQREQYVQSVIEAVEGDLRELRVRGRVMGRPKQLYSVYQKMIVRGREFDDIYDLIGIRVLVGSVRDCYAVLGSIHARWTPLSGRFKDYIATPKFNLYQSLHTTVIGPAGRTVEIQIRTNEMHQQAEYGVAAHWKYKERMNGGKTDAKAVDADMAWLAHISDWQAETADPGEFLDSLRFEIGAKEVYVFTPKGRVIGLPSGATPVDFAYAVHTEIGHRTMGAKVNGRLVPLESELNSGDVVEVFTSKNPDAGPSQDWLGFVKSTRARNKIRGWFTKERREEAVEQGKDAIARAMRRQNLPLQRLMNQDSFTEVARQLRYEDVSALYAAVGEGHVSTQSVIEKVTALVSAAEDTSTGPIDLPAVGRSRAPRGGESGVLVRGAPDILVKLAKCCTPVPGDEIVGFVTRGSGVSVHRADCTNVRSLKEDPERLIEVEWAPTTKSVFLVQIQVEALDRSGLLSDVTRVLSEHHVNILSATVSTSNDRLAISRFVFEMGDTVHLDRVLNAVRRIDAVYDVYRVTSS
- the secD gene encoding protein translocase subunit SecD; the encoded protein is MATSTPVRRAWRALIGLLAITAALFGINALGVYAFGQSSWVPELALDLQGGTQIVLEAQTENAEPPSTEQLDQAVTIIRQRVDASGVGEADVATQAGNQIVVQIPGEADEETRQRIEQSAQLQLRAVLATSNETTGAFIGQDGNQTPYPTPDPSLPSTPSPSPSDGSDPAWITPALQAQYDAYNCSDPANDPANAPADQPLITCDPTGTVKYLLGPVELDGSAIDDATFGLQQTDGRWAVNLVFDGEGTQIFGEISQRLFGAAPPLDQFAFVLDGSVLSAPQMNGVILDGRPSITGSFTQETAQVLADQLRYGALPLSFEVVSSDTISATLGSQQLQIGLIAGLIGLILVALYSLAVYRALGFVIIASLIVMGVLTYITLCILAWRIGYRLSLAGVAGVIVSIGFTADSFIVYFERIRDELRDGKSITGAVEDGWARARRTIYISKSINVLAAVVLYILADATVKGFAFTLGLTTVIDVLIFIMFTHPVLQLLARTRFFGSGHPLSGLDPEALGAVYRGRAQFRAPVSAGKTPAARRAAKARGEAERRQTIAERKQAELTAAESGKSATKVKDGDH
- a CDS encoding type IV toxin-antitoxin system AbiEi family antitoxin; this translates as MAPSRFLYLPGDRLSATELSAARLDGDVIEVGDGYMPADAVETAALRAGSLGGILTDLFAATHLSAAWIHGAIPEPPARHTVQRAVTRRVTAVHDRRVVVRDMALDRRDLEHVGGVWVTTPARTLADLCRVGDETHRRAAGEFSRLRPGLAGITHAHLSSRGRVPHKRRALDLLAELAARPADHEEVTR
- the secF gene encoding protein translocase subunit SecF, with amino-acid sequence MRSMSQLGNDLYTGKTSFPFVGRRRLWFIIAAILVIGSALVPLFRPIQLSIEFTGGSQFTVSGVATTDQALATEAVQSVVPGAVTRVVTVGSDAIRVQTDQVTDDESLQISTALAEEYQVPAADVSYSFIGPSWGADVTRQSLWGLAIFLALTFLILAIYFRTWKMSTAAIIGLVDVLIITVGVYALFGFEISPAAVIGFLTILSYALYDTTVVFDKIRENTSEDGEVSGRTFGESVNLAVNQTLVRSINTTVVAALPTGAILFIGALWLGARTLTDISLSIFVGTIVAAYSTIFVAAPLYALFREKEPAVRARDERVLAARELAGTPV
- a CDS encoding dioxygenase, coding for MATGSKDRASRAERERARLYQARQSFHEGQQRRRRRDNLIAGVAGGLLIAGIVAAQTAYFTVGPGVPEPAPSPTQTSVPSPTDAPAPEPTPLETTPAPGSEPTGEPSDDPSAPADQ
- a CDS encoding DUF349 domain-containing protein, encoding MTAAADPTTPETPTDDQPWGRVDEDGTVSVRESDGWRVVGQFPDGSPEEALAYFERKFTDLAAEVTLLEVRHRRGGASASDLRATATSLQAKISGAAAVGNLAALEARVATLTSSLAEASATEAAAAREAVDAAVKERTALVERAEELAARDPRSVQWKQVSTELAALFDQWQSHQQNGPRLPRSTAQQLWKRFRDARATIDKHRRAFYAELDEAHKSVRDRKTRLIERAEALAPRGEDGIGAYRDLLDEWKSAGRAGKKADDALWARFKAAGDALYAARGEREAADAEASKEKIEAKKALLVEARPIPDEKDLAKARSLLTGIQRRWDEIGRIFPRDAERSLDDELRKIEQAVRSREEVEWKRNDPETQARADDMTRQLTDAIAKLEAEVATAEASGDARAVAKAKEALEARQTWLRALGG
- a CDS encoding tetratricopeptide repeat protein translates to MNEAFEARLERFWTEADEESATELAATLDQLLADSAAPLERALFERASLHDFLGDEAAAVPLYRAALDAGLAPPHRTQAVIQLASSLRNVGEVSAAIMLLQAVSAEDPLFPAAQAFLSLALHDDDKPTAALRTALAALAPTLPAYQRAVSFYAGDLTSREGARAPGRRTAERENPEGGSRPREAPGGR